One Alligator mississippiensis isolate rAllMis1 chromosome 16, rAllMis1, whole genome shotgun sequence genomic region harbors:
- the KCNJ1 gene encoding ATP-sensitive inward rectifier potassium channel 1 yields the protein MFRYLRKRFTTHMTECSRRRTRLVSKDGRCNIEFGNVEEQSRFVFLLDIWTTILDLRWRYKMFIFISAFLGSWFLFGLLWYVVAYIHRDLPEFNPSVNHTPCVDNINGLTSAFLFSLETQVTIGYGYRCVTEQCATAIFLLIFQSILGVIINSFMCGAILAKISRSKKRAKTITFSKYAVISKRGGKLCLLIRVANLRKSLLIGSHIYGKLLKTTITPEGETIILDQVNVDFVVDAGNENLFFISPLTIYHVIDKTSPFFHMTAETLLQQEFELVVFLDGTVEATSATCQVRTSYIPEEVLWGYRFAPIVSKTKEGKYRVDFQNFSKTVAVETPHCAFCLYNEKEAKAIAKKGYNNPGFILSEVNEITDTKM from the coding sequence ATGTTCAGATACTTACGGAAACGCTTTACCACGCACATGACAGAATGCAGCAGACGGAGAACCAGGCTGGTATCTAAAGATGGAAGATGTAATATAGAGTTTGGGAATGTGGAAGAACAGTCAAGGTTTGTCTTCTTGCTTGACATATGGACCACCATCCTGGACCTTAGATGGAGATACAAAATGTTCATCTTTATCTCAGCATTCTTAGGCAGCTGGTTCCTGTTTGGTCTCCTTTGGTACGTTGTGGCATATATACACCGAGATCTTCCAGAATTTAATCCTTCTGTCAACCATACCCCATGTGTCGACAACATAAATGGCCTGACCTCcgctttccttttctccttggaGACCCAAGTAACCATTGGATATGGCTACAGGTGCGTCACAGAGCAGTGTGCTACTGCTATTTTCCTGCTGATTTTCCAATCCATCCTAGGTGTGATCATCAATTCTTTCATGTGTGGTGCTATCTTGGCCAAAATTTCCAGGTCCAAGAAACGGGCCAAGACTATCACCTTCAGCAAGTATGCTGTGATCAGCAAACGGGGTGGAAAGCTGTGTCTCCTCATCCGGGTGGCCAACCTCAGGAAGAGCTTGCTGATTGGGAGCCACATCTATGGAAAGCTGCTGAAGACCACCATCACACCGGAAGGAGAGACTATCATCTTGGACCAGGTCAACGTAGACTTTGTGGTAGATGCAGGCAATGAGAACCTCTTCTTCATCTCTCCCTTGACTATTTACCATGTCATTGATAAGACCAGCCCATTCTTCCACATGACAGCAGAAACCCTCCTCCAGCAGGAGTTTGAGCTGGTGGTGTTTTTGGATGGCACTGTAGAAGCCACTAGTGCTACCTGTCAGGTCAGGACATCTTACATCCCAGAGGAGGTACTCTGGGGCTACCGCTTTGCTCCCATTGTATCCAAAACCAAGGAAGGGAAGTACAGAGTGGACTTCCAAAACTTCAGCAAAACTGTGGCTGTAGAGACTCCTCACTGCGCTTTTTGTCTGTACAATGAGAAAGAAGCCAAAGCCATAGCAAAGAAAGGTTACAACAATCCCGGCTTCATCTTGTCAGAAGTCAATGAAATCACTGACACAAAAATGTAA